In Trichoplusia ni isolate ovarian cell line Hi5 chromosome 7, tn1, whole genome shotgun sequence, a single genomic region encodes these proteins:
- the LOC113495722 gene encoding SH2 domain-containing protein 3C isoform X3: MDPSSMSSSGLLEWEFSLPSDQIISHGWYHGALSRTAAETLLQQDREFLVRDSSSQPDNYVLSCRSNGQHLHFVIQRIVVHPDTVYERHQYQFEDEAYDTVADLITSYVGSGKPISAASGARIQYPANRVTPLTNYIQNDDISSVVSPVTDGSYGNPYSLYSHFAAKPGMQLRLPFKKQRSHSLTPIDMGQHVTHGKSASADGVIQSQTSKLGKSFCSDSYNNSNTWDANLPTSPPAKPARYDGPKAEERRLELQRLYQVSGSDSGNGSGDSTQSSAHSDPNKSRMESDYNLVTPTIKQQFDYELTEAKLLQTENIDYVVESRINLENFQSQIIPMGLTKPLESETLHTIKLLLRTSGPRILSNHMTKVDLYFMFDNAIQIEGLDKTASGLELLFLPQGRPLRLDVIERIETFRLLIAVTILTCQTDRQRADTINDWILLAVETKTALGNLYGFSAIMFGLCMPQVECLDNAWNILRRVYTDNAFMFEAKLRPCFKSMNEGTNPLPPNTTTPNILPAVLCFHLFGNILLNKYLWLGFLKYMVISPNFYFPINIHRSHYLSFHLHTDGEGGGLLQPDDTFSFSLMNSLEFDFNATAAHLDAARHFPNQIDMFKRNARTVVQEMSSLGPVLDPTLLELFRTEFHINFLWGERGALTTPNQRFARLTDILTAMANKLANQPPDADDIV, encoded by the exons ATG gaTCCAAGTTCTATGAGCTCGTCTGGTCTGTTGGAGTGGGAGTTTTCGTTGCCATCTGATCAAATAATTTCTCATGGATGGTACCACGGCGCGCTGAGCAGGACTGCGGCCGAAACCCTGCTGCAGCAGGATCGAGAGTTCTTGGTCAGGGACTCGTCTTCACAGCCCGATAATTACGTGTTAAGCTGCCGGTCAAATGGACAACACTTACATTTTGTAATACAACGG atCGTGGTGCACCCTGACACTGTATACGAGAGACACCAGTACCAATTCGAAGATGAAGCCTACGACACTGTGGCAGACCTCATCACCTCATACGTCGGTTCCGGAAAGCCAATTTCAGCAGCTTCTGGAGCGAGAATCCAGTACCCGGCTAATCGCGTGACGCCTCTTACCAACTATATTCAGAACGATGACATCAGTTCCGTCGTGTCCCCGGTTACAGACGGATCATACGGTAACCCCTACAGTCTGTACAGCCACTTCGCGGCTAAGCCTGGAATGCAGCTGCGATTGCCTTTCAAAAAACAACGATCTCACTCTCTAACTCCTATTGATATGGGACAGCATGTCACTCACGGCAAAAGTGCAAGTGCCGACGGTGTCATTCAAAGTCAGACTAGTAAGCTAGGGAAAAGCTTTTGTAGCGATTCTTATAACAATTCCAACACTTGGGATGCCAACCTCCCGACTAGCCCACCTGCCAAACCAGCGAGATACGATGGACCCAAAGCCGAAGAAAGAAGATTAGAGCTACAGCGACTGTACCAAGTTTCAGGATCAGATTCTGGCAATGGATCTGGAGATTCTACACAAAGTTCTGCTCACAGTGACCCTAATAAGTCAAGAATGGAATCAGATTATAATTTAGTGACTCCGACAATTAAACAGCAATTCGATTACGAGCTCACCGAGGCCAAGTTATTGCAGACCGAAAACATTGACTACGTGGTGGAATCTAGAATTAATTTGGAAAATTTTCAGTCGCAAATCATACCGATGGGGTTAACTAAACCTCTGGAGTCTGAAACGCTGCATACCATCAAGCTTCTGTTACGTACTTCCGGCCCGAGGATTTTATCGAATCACATGACAAAAGTggatttgtattttatgttcgACAATGCAATACAAATCGAAGGTCTGGACAAAACCGCTTCTGGACTGGAGCTCTTGTTCCTGCCGCAAGGTCGACCGCTGCGTTTAGATGTTATAGAAAG gaTCGAGACGTTTCGCCTTCTCATAGCAGTAACAATATTGACTTgccaaacggacagacagcgagcTGACACAATTAACGACTGGATACTTCTAGCAGTTGAGACAAAGACCGCTTTGGGTAATCTCTACGGGTTCTCTGCTATTATGTTTGGGCTGTGCATGCCTCAG GTGGAGTGCTTGGATAACGCCTGGAATATCTTAAGACGCGTCTATACAGACAACGCGTTTATGTTCGAAGCTAAACTAAGGCCGTGTTTCAAAAGTATGAATGAAGGAACAAATCCTTTGCCTCCAAATACGACTACACCGAACATTCTTCCAGCAGTGCTGTGCTTCCATTTATTTGGTAATATACTTTTGAATAAGTATCTCTGGTTAGGATTTTTGAAATACATGGTTATCAGtcctaacttttattttcctATAAATATACATAGGTCTCATTATCTGTCTTTTCATCTACATACAGACGGCGAAGGCGGCGGCCTTTTGCAGCCAGACGACACGTTCTCGTTCAGCCTGATGAACAGTCTAGAGTTCGACTTCAACGCTACGGCAGCCCACTTGGACGCGGCCCGACACTTCCCCAACCAGATAGACATGTTCAAACGGAACGCCAGAACCGTTGTGCAGGAGATGTCTTCCTTAGGACCAGTCTTGGACCCGACCCTGCTCGAGTTATTCAGAACTGAGTTCCATATTAACTTCCTGTGGGGCGAGAGAGGCGCTCTCACCACCCCGAACCAAAGATTCGCCCGTTTAACGGATATTCTGACAGCCATGGCTAACAAACTAGCAAACCAACCTCCCGACGCAGACGACATTGTTTAA
- the LOC113495722 gene encoding breast cancer anti-estrogen resistance protein 3 isoform X4 encodes MDPSSMSSSGLLEWEFSLPSDQIISHGWYHGALSRTAAETLLQQDREFLVRDSSSQPDNYVLSCRSNGQHLHFVIQRASLQCVLAIALRVSVTTNRIAIVIKYVFFQIVVHPDTVYERHQYQFEDEAYDTVADLITSYVGSGKPISAASGARIQYPANRVTPLTNYIQNDDISSVVSPVTDGSYGNPYSLYSHFAAKPGMQLRLPFKKQRSHSLTPIDMGQHVTHGKSASADGVIQSQTSKLGKSFCSDSYNNSNTWDANLPTSPPAKPARYDGPKAEERRLELQRLYQVSGSDSGNGSGDSTQSSAHSDPNKSRMESDYNLVTPTIKQQFDYELTEAKLLQTENIDYVVESRINLENFQSQIIPMGLTKPLESETLHTIKLLLRTSGPRILSNHMTKVDLYFMFDNAIQIEGLDKTASGLELLFLPQGRPLRLDVIERIETFRLLIAVTILTCQTDRQRADTINDWILLAVETKTALGNLYGFSAIMFGLCMPQVECLDNAWNILRRVYTDNAFMFEAKLRPCFKSMNEGTNPLPPNTTTPNILPAVLCFHLFDGEGGGLLQPDDTFSFSLMNSLEFDFNATAAHLDAARHFPNQIDMFKRNARTVVQEMSSLGPVLDPTLLELFRTEFHINFLWGERGALTTPNQRFARLTDILTAMANKLANQPPDADDIV; translated from the exons ATG gaTCCAAGTTCTATGAGCTCGTCTGGTCTGTTGGAGTGGGAGTTTTCGTTGCCATCTGATCAAATAATTTCTCATGGATGGTACCACGGCGCGCTGAGCAGGACTGCGGCCGAAACCCTGCTGCAGCAGGATCGAGAGTTCTTGGTCAGGGACTCGTCTTCACAGCCCGATAATTACGTGTTAAGCTGCCGGTCAAATGGACAACACTTACATTTTGTAATACAACGGGCAAGTCTTCAATGCGTTCTTGCTATTGCCCTTAGGGTTTCTGTCACCACCAATAGAATAGCCATagtcataaaatatgttttttttcagatCGTGGTGCACCCTGACACTGTATACGAGAGACACCAGTACCAATTCGAAGATGAAGCCTACGACACTGTGGCAGACCTCATCACCTCATACGTCGGTTCCGGAAAGCCAATTTCAGCAGCTTCTGGAGCGAGAATCCAGTACCCGGCTAATCGCGTGACGCCTCTTACCAACTATATTCAGAACGATGACATCAGTTCCGTCGTGTCCCCGGTTACAGACGGATCATACGGTAACCCCTACAGTCTGTACAGCCACTTCGCGGCTAAGCCTGGAATGCAGCTGCGATTGCCTTTCAAAAAACAACGATCTCACTCTCTAACTCCTATTGATATGGGACAGCATGTCACTCACGGCAAAAGTGCAAGTGCCGACGGTGTCATTCAAAGTCAGACTAGTAAGCTAGGGAAAAGCTTTTGTAGCGATTCTTATAACAATTCCAACACTTGGGATGCCAACCTCCCGACTAGCCCACCTGCCAAACCAGCGAGATACGATGGACCCAAAGCCGAAGAAAGAAGATTAGAGCTACAGCGACTGTACCAAGTTTCAGGATCAGATTCTGGCAATGGATCTGGAGATTCTACACAAAGTTCTGCTCACAGTGACCCTAATAAGTCAAGAATGGAATCAGATTATAATTTAGTGACTCCGACAATTAAACAGCAATTCGATTACGAGCTCACCGAGGCCAAGTTATTGCAGACCGAAAACATTGACTACGTGGTGGAATCTAGAATTAATTTGGAAAATTTTCAGTCGCAAATCATACCGATGGGGTTAACTAAACCTCTGGAGTCTGAAACGCTGCATACCATCAAGCTTCTGTTACGTACTTCCGGCCCGAGGATTTTATCGAATCACATGACAAAAGTggatttgtattttatgttcgACAATGCAATACAAATCGAAGGTCTGGACAAAACCGCTTCTGGACTGGAGCTCTTGTTCCTGCCGCAAGGTCGACCGCTGCGTTTAGATGTTATAGAAAG gaTCGAGACGTTTCGCCTTCTCATAGCAGTAACAATATTGACTTgccaaacggacagacagcgagcTGACACAATTAACGACTGGATACTTCTAGCAGTTGAGACAAAGACCGCTTTGGGTAATCTCTACGGGTTCTCTGCTATTATGTTTGGGCTGTGCATGCCTCAG GTGGAGTGCTTGGATAACGCCTGGAATATCTTAAGACGCGTCTATACAGACAACGCGTTTATGTTCGAAGCTAAACTAAGGCCGTGTTTCAAAAGTATGAATGAAGGAACAAATCCTTTGCCTCCAAATACGACTACACCGAACATTCTTCCAGCAGTGCTGTGCTTCCATTTATTTG ACGGCGAAGGCGGCGGCCTTTTGCAGCCAGACGACACGTTCTCGTTCAGCCTGATGAACAGTCTAGAGTTCGACTTCAACGCTACGGCAGCCCACTTGGACGCGGCCCGACACTTCCCCAACCAGATAGACATGTTCAAACGGAACGCCAGAACCGTTGTGCAGGAGATGTCTTCCTTAGGACCAGTCTTGGACCCGACCCTGCTCGAGTTATTCAGAACTGAGTTCCATATTAACTTCCTGTGGGGCGAGAGAGGCGCTCTCACCACCCCGAACCAAAGATTCGCCCGTTTAACGGATATTCTGACAGCCATGGCTAACAAACTAGCAAACCAACCTCCCGACGCAGACGACATTGTTTAA
- the LOC113495722 gene encoding SH2 domain-containing protein 3C isoform X1, whose translation MDPSSMSSSGLLEWEFSLPSDQIISHGWYHGALSRTAAETLLQQDREFLVRDSSSQPDNYVLSCRSNGQHLHFVIQRASLQCVLAIALRVSVTTNRIAIVIKYVFFQIVVHPDTVYERHQYQFEDEAYDTVADLITSYVGSGKPISAASGARIQYPANRVTPLTNYIQNDDISSVVSPVTDGSYGNPYSLYSHFAAKPGMQLRLPFKKQRSHSLTPIDMGQHVTHGKSASADGVIQSQTSKLGKSFCSDSYNNSNTWDANLPTSPPAKPARYDGPKAEERRLELQRLYQVSGSDSGNGSGDSTQSSAHSDPNKSRMESDYNLVTPTIKQQFDYELTEAKLLQTENIDYVVESRINLENFQSQIIPMGLTKPLESETLHTIKLLLRTSGPRILSNHMTKVDLYFMFDNAIQIEGLDKTASGLELLFLPQGRPLRLDVIERIETFRLLIAVTILTCQTDRQRADTINDWILLAVETKTALGNLYGFSAIMFGLCMPQVECLDNAWNILRRVYTDNAFMFEAKLRPCFKSMNEGTNPLPPNTTTPNILPAVLCFHLFGNILLNKYLWLGFLKYMVISPNFYFPINIHRSHYLSFHLHTDGEGGGLLQPDDTFSFSLMNSLEFDFNATAAHLDAARHFPNQIDMFKRNARTVVQEMSSLGPVLDPTLLELFRTEFHINFLWGERGALTTPNQRFARLTDILTAMANKLANQPPDADDIV comes from the exons ATG gaTCCAAGTTCTATGAGCTCGTCTGGTCTGTTGGAGTGGGAGTTTTCGTTGCCATCTGATCAAATAATTTCTCATGGATGGTACCACGGCGCGCTGAGCAGGACTGCGGCCGAAACCCTGCTGCAGCAGGATCGAGAGTTCTTGGTCAGGGACTCGTCTTCACAGCCCGATAATTACGTGTTAAGCTGCCGGTCAAATGGACAACACTTACATTTTGTAATACAACGGGCAAGTCTTCAATGCGTTCTTGCTATTGCCCTTAGGGTTTCTGTCACCACCAATAGAATAGCCATagtcataaaatatgttttttttcagatCGTGGTGCACCCTGACACTGTATACGAGAGACACCAGTACCAATTCGAAGATGAAGCCTACGACACTGTGGCAGACCTCATCACCTCATACGTCGGTTCCGGAAAGCCAATTTCAGCAGCTTCTGGAGCGAGAATCCAGTACCCGGCTAATCGCGTGACGCCTCTTACCAACTATATTCAGAACGATGACATCAGTTCCGTCGTGTCCCCGGTTACAGACGGATCATACGGTAACCCCTACAGTCTGTACAGCCACTTCGCGGCTAAGCCTGGAATGCAGCTGCGATTGCCTTTCAAAAAACAACGATCTCACTCTCTAACTCCTATTGATATGGGACAGCATGTCACTCACGGCAAAAGTGCAAGTGCCGACGGTGTCATTCAAAGTCAGACTAGTAAGCTAGGGAAAAGCTTTTGTAGCGATTCTTATAACAATTCCAACACTTGGGATGCCAACCTCCCGACTAGCCCACCTGCCAAACCAGCGAGATACGATGGACCCAAAGCCGAAGAAAGAAGATTAGAGCTACAGCGACTGTACCAAGTTTCAGGATCAGATTCTGGCAATGGATCTGGAGATTCTACACAAAGTTCTGCTCACAGTGACCCTAATAAGTCAAGAATGGAATCAGATTATAATTTAGTGACTCCGACAATTAAACAGCAATTCGATTACGAGCTCACCGAGGCCAAGTTATTGCAGACCGAAAACATTGACTACGTGGTGGAATCTAGAATTAATTTGGAAAATTTTCAGTCGCAAATCATACCGATGGGGTTAACTAAACCTCTGGAGTCTGAAACGCTGCATACCATCAAGCTTCTGTTACGTACTTCCGGCCCGAGGATTTTATCGAATCACATGACAAAAGTggatttgtattttatgttcgACAATGCAATACAAATCGAAGGTCTGGACAAAACCGCTTCTGGACTGGAGCTCTTGTTCCTGCCGCAAGGTCGACCGCTGCGTTTAGATGTTATAGAAAG gaTCGAGACGTTTCGCCTTCTCATAGCAGTAACAATATTGACTTgccaaacggacagacagcgagcTGACACAATTAACGACTGGATACTTCTAGCAGTTGAGACAAAGACCGCTTTGGGTAATCTCTACGGGTTCTCTGCTATTATGTTTGGGCTGTGCATGCCTCAG GTGGAGTGCTTGGATAACGCCTGGAATATCTTAAGACGCGTCTATACAGACAACGCGTTTATGTTCGAAGCTAAACTAAGGCCGTGTTTCAAAAGTATGAATGAAGGAACAAATCCTTTGCCTCCAAATACGACTACACCGAACATTCTTCCAGCAGTGCTGTGCTTCCATTTATTTGGTAATATACTTTTGAATAAGTATCTCTGGTTAGGATTTTTGAAATACATGGTTATCAGtcctaacttttattttcctATAAATATACATAGGTCTCATTATCTGTCTTTTCATCTACATACAGACGGCGAAGGCGGCGGCCTTTTGCAGCCAGACGACACGTTCTCGTTCAGCCTGATGAACAGTCTAGAGTTCGACTTCAACGCTACGGCAGCCCACTTGGACGCGGCCCGACACTTCCCCAACCAGATAGACATGTTCAAACGGAACGCCAGAACCGTTGTGCAGGAGATGTCTTCCTTAGGACCAGTCTTGGACCCGACCCTGCTCGAGTTATTCAGAACTGAGTTCCATATTAACTTCCTGTGGGGCGAGAGAGGCGCTCTCACCACCCCGAACCAAAGATTCGCCCGTTTAACGGATATTCTGACAGCCATGGCTAACAAACTAGCAAACCAACCTCCCGACGCAGACGACATTGTTTAA
- the LOC113495722 gene encoding breast cancer anti-estrogen resistance protein 3 isoform X5, producing MDPSSMSSSGLLEWEFSLPSDQIISHGWYHGALSRTAAETLLQQDREFLVRDSSSQPDNYVLSCRSNGQHLHFVIQRIVVHPDTVYERHQYQFEDEAYDTVADLITSYVGSGKPISAASGARIQYPANRVTPLTNYIQNDDISSVVSPVTDGSYGNPYSLYSHFAAKPGMQLRLPFKKQRSHSLTPIDMGQHVTHGKSASADGVIQSQTSKLGKSFCSDSYNNSNTWDANLPTSPPAKPARYDGPKAEERRLELQRLYQVSGSDSGNGSGDSTQSSAHSDPNKSRMESDYNLVTPTIKQQFDYELTEAKLLQTENIDYVVESRINLENFQSQIIPMGLTKPLESETLHTIKLLLRTSGPRILSNHMTKVDLYFMFDNAIQIEGLDKTASGLELLFLPQGRPLRLDVIERIETFRLLIAVTILTCQTDRQRADTINDWILLAVETKTALGNLYGFSAIMFGLCMPQVECLDNAWNILRRVYTDNAFMFEAKLRPCFKSMNEGTNPLPPNTTTPNILPAVLCFHLFDGEGGGLLQPDDTFSFSLMNSLEFDFNATAAHLDAARHFPNQIDMFKRNARTVVQEMSSLGPVLDPTLLELFRTEFHINFLWGERGALTTPNQRFARLTDILTAMANKLANQPPDADDIV from the exons ATG gaTCCAAGTTCTATGAGCTCGTCTGGTCTGTTGGAGTGGGAGTTTTCGTTGCCATCTGATCAAATAATTTCTCATGGATGGTACCACGGCGCGCTGAGCAGGACTGCGGCCGAAACCCTGCTGCAGCAGGATCGAGAGTTCTTGGTCAGGGACTCGTCTTCACAGCCCGATAATTACGTGTTAAGCTGCCGGTCAAATGGACAACACTTACATTTTGTAATACAACGG atCGTGGTGCACCCTGACACTGTATACGAGAGACACCAGTACCAATTCGAAGATGAAGCCTACGACACTGTGGCAGACCTCATCACCTCATACGTCGGTTCCGGAAAGCCAATTTCAGCAGCTTCTGGAGCGAGAATCCAGTACCCGGCTAATCGCGTGACGCCTCTTACCAACTATATTCAGAACGATGACATCAGTTCCGTCGTGTCCCCGGTTACAGACGGATCATACGGTAACCCCTACAGTCTGTACAGCCACTTCGCGGCTAAGCCTGGAATGCAGCTGCGATTGCCTTTCAAAAAACAACGATCTCACTCTCTAACTCCTATTGATATGGGACAGCATGTCACTCACGGCAAAAGTGCAAGTGCCGACGGTGTCATTCAAAGTCAGACTAGTAAGCTAGGGAAAAGCTTTTGTAGCGATTCTTATAACAATTCCAACACTTGGGATGCCAACCTCCCGACTAGCCCACCTGCCAAACCAGCGAGATACGATGGACCCAAAGCCGAAGAAAGAAGATTAGAGCTACAGCGACTGTACCAAGTTTCAGGATCAGATTCTGGCAATGGATCTGGAGATTCTACACAAAGTTCTGCTCACAGTGACCCTAATAAGTCAAGAATGGAATCAGATTATAATTTAGTGACTCCGACAATTAAACAGCAATTCGATTACGAGCTCACCGAGGCCAAGTTATTGCAGACCGAAAACATTGACTACGTGGTGGAATCTAGAATTAATTTGGAAAATTTTCAGTCGCAAATCATACCGATGGGGTTAACTAAACCTCTGGAGTCTGAAACGCTGCATACCATCAAGCTTCTGTTACGTACTTCCGGCCCGAGGATTTTATCGAATCACATGACAAAAGTggatttgtattttatgttcgACAATGCAATACAAATCGAAGGTCTGGACAAAACCGCTTCTGGACTGGAGCTCTTGTTCCTGCCGCAAGGTCGACCGCTGCGTTTAGATGTTATAGAAAG gaTCGAGACGTTTCGCCTTCTCATAGCAGTAACAATATTGACTTgccaaacggacagacagcgagcTGACACAATTAACGACTGGATACTTCTAGCAGTTGAGACAAAGACCGCTTTGGGTAATCTCTACGGGTTCTCTGCTATTATGTTTGGGCTGTGCATGCCTCAG GTGGAGTGCTTGGATAACGCCTGGAATATCTTAAGACGCGTCTATACAGACAACGCGTTTATGTTCGAAGCTAAACTAAGGCCGTGTTTCAAAAGTATGAATGAAGGAACAAATCCTTTGCCTCCAAATACGACTACACCGAACATTCTTCCAGCAGTGCTGTGCTTCCATTTATTTG ACGGCGAAGGCGGCGGCCTTTTGCAGCCAGACGACACGTTCTCGTTCAGCCTGATGAACAGTCTAGAGTTCGACTTCAACGCTACGGCAGCCCACTTGGACGCGGCCCGACACTTCCCCAACCAGATAGACATGTTCAAACGGAACGCCAGAACCGTTGTGCAGGAGATGTCTTCCTTAGGACCAGTCTTGGACCCGACCCTGCTCGAGTTATTCAGAACTGAGTTCCATATTAACTTCCTGTGGGGCGAGAGAGGCGCTCTCACCACCCCGAACCAAAGATTCGCCCGTTTAACGGATATTCTGACAGCCATGGCTAACAAACTAGCAAACCAACCTCCCGACGCAGACGACATTGTTTAA
- the LOC113495722 gene encoding SH2 domain-containing protein 3C isoform X2, translating to MSSSGLLEWEFSLPSDQIISHGWYHGALSRTAAETLLQQDREFLVRDSSSQPDNYVLSCRSNGQHLHFVIQRASLQCVLAIALRVSVTTNRIAIVIKYVFFQIVVHPDTVYERHQYQFEDEAYDTVADLITSYVGSGKPISAASGARIQYPANRVTPLTNYIQNDDISSVVSPVTDGSYGNPYSLYSHFAAKPGMQLRLPFKKQRSHSLTPIDMGQHVTHGKSASADGVIQSQTSKLGKSFCSDSYNNSNTWDANLPTSPPAKPARYDGPKAEERRLELQRLYQVSGSDSGNGSGDSTQSSAHSDPNKSRMESDYNLVTPTIKQQFDYELTEAKLLQTENIDYVVESRINLENFQSQIIPMGLTKPLESETLHTIKLLLRTSGPRILSNHMTKVDLYFMFDNAIQIEGLDKTASGLELLFLPQGRPLRLDVIERIETFRLLIAVTILTCQTDRQRADTINDWILLAVETKTALGNLYGFSAIMFGLCMPQVECLDNAWNILRRVYTDNAFMFEAKLRPCFKSMNEGTNPLPPNTTTPNILPAVLCFHLFGNILLNKYLWLGFLKYMVISPNFYFPINIHRSHYLSFHLHTDGEGGGLLQPDDTFSFSLMNSLEFDFNATAAHLDAARHFPNQIDMFKRNARTVVQEMSSLGPVLDPTLLELFRTEFHINFLWGERGALTTPNQRFARLTDILTAMANKLANQPPDADDIV from the exons ATGAGCTCGTCTGGTCTGTTGGAGTGGGAGTTTTCGTTGCCATCTGATCAAATAATTTCTCATGGATGGTACCACGGCGCGCTGAGCAGGACTGCGGCCGAAACCCTGCTGCAGCAGGATCGAGAGTTCTTGGTCAGGGACTCGTCTTCACAGCCCGATAATTACGTGTTAAGCTGCCGGTCAAATGGACAACACTTACATTTTGTAATACAACGGGCAAGTCTTCAATGCGTTCTTGCTATTGCCCTTAGGGTTTCTGTCACCACCAATAGAATAGCCATagtcataaaatatgttttttttcagatCGTGGTGCACCCTGACACTGTATACGAGAGACACCAGTACCAATTCGAAGATGAAGCCTACGACACTGTGGCAGACCTCATCACCTCATACGTCGGTTCCGGAAAGCCAATTTCAGCAGCTTCTGGAGCGAGAATCCAGTACCCGGCTAATCGCGTGACGCCTCTTACCAACTATATTCAGAACGATGACATCAGTTCCGTCGTGTCCCCGGTTACAGACGGATCATACGGTAACCCCTACAGTCTGTACAGCCACTTCGCGGCTAAGCCTGGAATGCAGCTGCGATTGCCTTTCAAAAAACAACGATCTCACTCTCTAACTCCTATTGATATGGGACAGCATGTCACTCACGGCAAAAGTGCAAGTGCCGACGGTGTCATTCAAAGTCAGACTAGTAAGCTAGGGAAAAGCTTTTGTAGCGATTCTTATAACAATTCCAACACTTGGGATGCCAACCTCCCGACTAGCCCACCTGCCAAACCAGCGAGATACGATGGACCCAAAGCCGAAGAAAGAAGATTAGAGCTACAGCGACTGTACCAAGTTTCAGGATCAGATTCTGGCAATGGATCTGGAGATTCTACACAAAGTTCTGCTCACAGTGACCCTAATAAGTCAAGAATGGAATCAGATTATAATTTAGTGACTCCGACAATTAAACAGCAATTCGATTACGAGCTCACCGAGGCCAAGTTATTGCAGACCGAAAACATTGACTACGTGGTGGAATCTAGAATTAATTTGGAAAATTTTCAGTCGCAAATCATACCGATGGGGTTAACTAAACCTCTGGAGTCTGAAACGCTGCATACCATCAAGCTTCTGTTACGTACTTCCGGCCCGAGGATTTTATCGAATCACATGACAAAAGTggatttgtattttatgttcgACAATGCAATACAAATCGAAGGTCTGGACAAAACCGCTTCTGGACTGGAGCTCTTGTTCCTGCCGCAAGGTCGACCGCTGCGTTTAGATGTTATAGAAAG gaTCGAGACGTTTCGCCTTCTCATAGCAGTAACAATATTGACTTgccaaacggacagacagcgagcTGACACAATTAACGACTGGATACTTCTAGCAGTTGAGACAAAGACCGCTTTGGGTAATCTCTACGGGTTCTCTGCTATTATGTTTGGGCTGTGCATGCCTCAG GTGGAGTGCTTGGATAACGCCTGGAATATCTTAAGACGCGTCTATACAGACAACGCGTTTATGTTCGAAGCTAAACTAAGGCCGTGTTTCAAAAGTATGAATGAAGGAACAAATCCTTTGCCTCCAAATACGACTACACCGAACATTCTTCCAGCAGTGCTGTGCTTCCATTTATTTGGTAATATACTTTTGAATAAGTATCTCTGGTTAGGATTTTTGAAATACATGGTTATCAGtcctaacttttattttcctATAAATATACATAGGTCTCATTATCTGTCTTTTCATCTACATACAGACGGCGAAGGCGGCGGCCTTTTGCAGCCAGACGACACGTTCTCGTTCAGCCTGATGAACAGTCTAGAGTTCGACTTCAACGCTACGGCAGCCCACTTGGACGCGGCCCGACACTTCCCCAACCAGATAGACATGTTCAAACGGAACGCCAGAACCGTTGTGCAGGAGATGTCTTCCTTAGGACCAGTCTTGGACCCGACCCTGCTCGAGTTATTCAGAACTGAGTTCCATATTAACTTCCTGTGGGGCGAGAGAGGCGCTCTCACCACCCCGAACCAAAGATTCGCCCGTTTAACGGATATTCTGACAGCCATGGCTAACAAACTAGCAAACCAACCTCCCGACGCAGACGACATTGTTTAA